The genome window gtaacttcctgctcccatctactcCAGCTCATTGTTAGCAGCATCATTGTACATCCACTAGTTAATTATTAAATGTTCACTGGGAGCTTTTTGTTATCATGTTCTATCCTGGCATGTTACATGGCATATAACCCTATTGCTATAAAGACAGTGTACCTTTTGACTGATCAGGGGAAATTTCATGGGAAATCCATCAGTACTTCAACAAAACAGCAGCCTGATCACTTGAGGATTGAATGTGAAAATATATAAAGAAATGAAGAGCTCAGATGCTGATTATACACAATCGTTTGCTTTTATTAAGGTTTCAGAAAATCAAAGTTCGCCCAAGTACAGGAAAACATGAATGAGAAATGGCAGAATCATTACACATCTCTTTCCCTTTAAAATAAAAGCCTCTATTGTCTAATTTGAACATTTGCAGCATGAATGTTCATTAAATACATTCATATTTACAAACATTTTATTTATAGTTCAACTTGCAGAAATTATATGTTCTGAATTACTCTGTACATTATTGATCTCTAACTTCTTCATATGATCATTCAGGGATCCCACGTCTGAATCAGAGTCTTTCAGGGGCTCAATTATTCTGCTTCCACTGCAGCGTTTTTGTGTGATAGCATCAATGATATTTCCAACTTTGAATACAATTTCTGCCAGTTCATGTTTAACATGCTTGGTCCTTCGTTCAGACAAAGCCTTCAGAAGCACGATATCACCCACAGTGCACTGTTCTTTTGGATCATGAGCAAAATAGGTCTTCCTTTTATTATAAAACTGTGGAAGAATGAACATTTTAAAATGCCTTTTTAAAAAGTACATATAGCATGCAGTTCTCACTTTAAAAAAGTTTGTTTCCACTCTTAAAACCTCCAAGAGCATTTCTGTCTAAGAGCAGACAGCAAACCCTGATGGCCAGATTTATCTGCTGGCAGGTGCGTATTAGCTTAGGTGTGGTgggcatttttaaaaaatgtgttcTGAGGCTATGGGTATCACtaacaagactggcatttattgcccatccctagttgccccaaTCTAACTGGGctcgctaggccacttcagaggagagttaagagtcaatcatgttgGTGTGAGATGAGAGTTGCAtataggccagacgaggtaaggacggAAGGTTTTCTTTCCTAAAggctattagtgaaccagttgggtttttaacagCAATCTGATAGTATCATTAATAGAATAACGCGAAACTAtgtattatcttattgctgttgacTGGTCCAACATTCACCATATGTGAAATTGTGGGTGTGAAACTCAAACTTTTATGATATAAAATTACAGCATATTCGTAAAAACATACACCACCAAGCTGAGCATTAGTTAAAACACACGTAGACACTGGCTGTAAACACACATATAAAATTGAATTGAGAATATGCAAAGCAATTTTTCTATTTTATATAAATATTTCTACATTTAAAACTATTTCGCAGTTCAGGACATTAATGAATGGTTCCAAAGGGAAAATGTAAATATTTAGTGTCTTAAAATCATTAAAATTATAACTGTTAAATCTTGGAAGTACTACCTGGAGTATTTAATATTGCTCACAATATTTTAACCAAAAGTAAAAGTGATAAAGTTCCGATTAGAAACCAATAAAACTGTATAGACAGATTTTAGAAATGATAGGAAGTGTTGgaaataattaattgggaatattgttttattctttcataggatatgggcattgctggtaaggtcagcatttgttgcccatccctaattgcctcacactgagtggcttgctaggccattttagagtcaaccacatggttgtgggactggagtcatatgtaggtcataccaggtaaggacagcagatttccttctccaaagatgagtttttacaacaattgattatagtttcatggcaccgttacaaagactagctttcagttccagatttttattaattgaatttaaattccaccagctgctgtggtaggatttgaacctgtgcccccgaGGCATTAGaatagacctctggattactagttccatGACTTTACCACTATGTCACCGTCTCCCCAATTAATTCCTCAACCACTCCATAGTCTGATTAAAATGAACCAACAAGATGTTTAAAAAAAGGTTTCAGAATTAATAAATGATCATTTTCTCTTAAATCTATATAACACTTTATATACCTCAAAATAATCCACTTTACCTTTAACAAATATGGATTCAGGACAAGTCTAGTTACTCTGACTTTGGCAGTCTTCTGCATTTTTGTCCCAATCACTTTTCCTATAATCCACTTGGCATGGACAGTGGCAGTTCTTGCTGACATTATTGTATATAACCTGCATTTAAAGTGAATGAGATTTTGTAATATCATACAAAATAGCTCCAAAATGTTTGCTCAAAGACAACTTCTATTTACATAGTACGTTTAACTATAAAATTAAACAGAAGCCCCATCTGCTTTCTCACTGGACTTaagagatcccatgacactattttgaagaagagcagaagagttatccctggtgctggccagtattcatccctcaatcaacatcacagaaacagattatggggtcattatcacattgctgtttgtctaagtttgctgtgtgcaaattggctgctgcatttcctatattagaaCAGTGAGTAGActt of Heterodontus francisci isolate sHetFra1 chromosome 30, sHetFra1.hap1, whole genome shotgun sequence contains these proteins:
- the mrps17 gene encoding 28S ribosomal protein S17, mitochondrial, with the translated sequence MSARTATVHAKWIIGKVIGTKMQKTAKVRVTRLVLNPYLLKFYNKRKTYFAHDPKEQCTVGDIVLLKALSERRTKHVKHELAEIVFKVGNIIDAITQKRCSGSRIIEPLKDSDSDVGSLNDHMKKLEINNVQSNSEHIISAS